GGCCCTGGCGGCGGCGAACACCGAGCAGGAGCGGACGCCATGACGCAACTCAGCGGCAAGACGGCCGTCGTCACCGGTGGCACCCGGGGACTCGGCTCACGTATCGCCCGGATGTTCCTCCAGGAGGGCGCCGACGTCGTCGTGGCCTCCCGGGAGCAGGGCGACTGGCGTGCGGAACAGGAGGCGGACGGTGACCGCGTCGCGTTCCACCCGGTCGACGTTCGCGATCCCGCCTCCACCCGGGACCTCATGAGCGCCGCCGCCGACCGTTTCGGTGGCGTCGACATCGTGGTGGCGAACGCCGGCGTGAGCCGCCCCGGAGCGGTGGAGAAGCTCGCCCCGGCGCACTGGGCGGAAGTGCTCGACACGAATGTCACGGGCGCCTTCCACTGCGCCCAGGCCGCCGTCCCGTATCTGCGGAAGAGCCCGGCGGGCCGCTTGATCACCGTCTCCTCGGTGCTCGGCAGCCGGTTCGCGCCCGGCGCTGCCGCATACGGCGCCAGCAAGGCGGCGGTGGAGGCGTTCACCAAGGTCCTCGCCGTCGAACTCGCGGCGGACGGCATCACCGCCAACTGCCTCTCGCCCGGCTTCATCGACGAGGGCATGGGCGTACAGCTCAAGCAGAACGAGGCGGTCTGGCAGAAGTACCGGACCAAGCTCGCCTCCGGCCGCATGGGCCGGGGCGACGAGGTGGCATCGGCGGCGGTCTTCCTGGCCGGCGACGACAGCTCCTATGTGAACGGCCATGTCCTGGAGGTCAATGGGGGCCTCCTCTGGTGAGACGGCCGCCCGCAGGCCGCATGACGACCGGCGTTCCCCCGCCCGTACCCCGGGCCACGGATCCGCACGGCCAACCCGATACGCACACTACAAGGAGTACTCCCATGAAGAAGACCAGCCGCTGGAAGGCCCGCACCGTCCTCGCCGCGCTCTTCGCCGTGACGGCGCCCCTGGCGCTGGCCGCCGCCCCGGCGTCCGCGGCCGAGTCCCAGGTCGGCTATCTGTGCCAGGCCTACCGAGAGGGCGCCTGGATGTCCTACAGCTCCACCCGGACCTGGGACGTCGTGGCCCCGGCCACAGTCTCCGCCGGCGCGCCGTTCGACGTTTCCTACGAACTGTCGTCGTTCACCCTCAACCCCGAGTACCAGCAGGAGGTCCGCGAGATCACGGTCGGGGTCACCCTGCCCGAGGGCAGTGAGCTGGTGGACGTCGCGCTCTCGGGCGGCAGCAACCTGGGGGACTCGCAACAGACCGTCGAGGTGGAGGACGACACGGCGTACATCACCGCCAGTGGGCCCTTCTTCGGTGGCCAGACCTTCCAGCTCCCGGTGATCACGGCCACCGTGACGGCGCCCGAATCGGGTGTGCTGACCACCGAGGCCGCCGGTACGGACTTCGGCGACCCGGGTCTGGCCCTGCGGTCGCTGGACCCCACCACGTCCGAGTTCAACCCCACCCAGTGCTACCCGGACCCCGCGACGCCGGTGACGCTGTCGAGCACGACCGTACAGCCCTGACCAGTTCCGAAGTCCCGTACCAGCACAGAGAGGTGAGACACAGATGAGCGTTCCCAGCGCACCCGCGGTACCGGCGAGGGACGACTTCGTGACGGCGGAGCTGTACGCCCGGATCCAGCAGTTCTACGCATGGCAGATGGGACTGATCGACGACCGCAAGGCCGAGGAGTGGGCCGCCACCTTCGCCGAGGACGCGGTATTCGAAGAGGCCAGCCGGATGGAACCGCTGCGGGGCCGGGCGGCCATCGCCGCGTCCTGCCGGAAGCGGGCCGACCGGTTGGAGGCCGAGCAGACCGACTTCCGGCACTGGCTCGGAATGCTGGATGTGCGCGCCCAGCCGGACGGCACCCTGCGCACCCGTTCCTATGCCCTGGCGATGCGCACCCGGCTGGGCGGGCCGCTGGAGATCTTCGCCAGTGTCGTCTGCCGGGACCATCTGGTGCCCGACGGCAACGGATGGCTGGTGCGGCATCGCAGCCTTCAGCACGACGGCTCCGGGCAGTAGGTCTCACCTCCGGGCAGTGGGTCTCCCCGAGGTTCCGGGAGCCGACAGCCGGGAGGCCGCGTACGAGGGCCGGGAGGGGGTGTCCAGCTCCCTCCCGGCCTGTCCCGGTCCCCTTGACCTCAACTGCGCTTGAGGAACCAGAGTTGATCCAGTCCTTCCGCCGGACCGGGCGGCGGGGAACGCCACGAAAGGTTGTCTTCCATGCGAGCAGCGGTATTTTCCTCCTTCGGGGGCCCCGAGGTACTGGAGGCGGTCTCCGTCCCGGCGCCACAGGCCGGACCGGGGGAGGTACGGGTCAAGGTCCGGACCGCGGGGGTTCAGCCCATCGACTGCGCGGTCCGCTCCGGCCGCCGCGCTCCTGGCTTCGCCATCGAGTTCCCGCACATCACGGGGGGCGAGTTCGCAGGGATTGTCGACCAGACCGGTGAGGGAGTGCTGGGCGTCGAGGCCGGCACCGAAGTGCTGGGTTTCCGCACCCAGCACACCTATGCCGAGTACGTGGTGGTCCCGGCCGACCAGGTGGTCGCCAAGCCGGTCTCCATGCCCTGGGACGTCGCGGGGGGGCTGTCCGGGGCCGGGCAGGCGGCGCATACGGCGGTGGAGGTCCTGAGGGTCGGGGAGAACGACACCTTCCTCGTCAACGGTGCCGCCGGCGGGGTCGGTACCGTCGCGGTGCAGATCGCCCGCTCGCTCGGCGCCACGGTCATCGGTACCGCGAGCGAGGCGAACCACGACTACCTGCGCGAGCTGGGCGCGATCCCGGTCACGTATGGGGAGGGCCTGGTCGAACGGGTCCGGGAGCTGGCTCCGCACGGCGTGGACGCGGCGCTGGACGCGGCGAGTGCGGATGGCCTGCGGGCCGCGGTGGAGCTGGTCAAGGACATCGACCGGGTCGGCACCATCACGTCCGTCGAGGCCTACGAGCAGCTCGGCGCCCGCTGGATCGGGAGCCAGCGTTCGGCGAAGCGGCTGGACGCCCTGGTGTCGCTCTATGTGCAGGGGACGCTGCGCATCCACGTGCGGGCCACCTATCCGCTGGAGCAGGCGGCCGAGGCGCACCGTGACGTCGAGTCGGGCCATGGCAGGGGCAAGGTCGTCCTGACGGTCGGCTGATCCTGCCGCCGTCCCGGGTGCGCGGGGCACGCACCCGGGGCGTCGTCCGCTTCCTTGGCTCCCCTGCCCGGCATCCGTCAGAAACCGAGGTACCTCTCATGGATCATTCGTCCCGCAATGCCTCGGGCGTGCGCGCCCGCCGGGGGCGGCCCGCTGCCCCCGCCGCGTCATGACCGGTCGTGCCGAGCCGCCCTCCGGTGAAACGGTGGCCACGCCCGGGGCAGGCCCTCCGGGCGGGCAGGCTCCCGGGCCGAAGGAGCCGCGCCGCACCGGTGCGCTGGTCACGCTCCTGCTCGCCTCCACGCTGGGGGTCATGGCGGGCTCGGTCATCTCCCCCGTGGTGGAGGTGATCCGCGGCGACCTCGGAATCAGTGGTACCGAGGCCGGCCTCGTCGTGACCGCCCACGCGCTGGCCGTCGCCGTGGTCAGCCCGCTGGTGGGCCGGCTGATCGACCGCAGGGGGGTACGGACACCACTGGCCTGGGGCCTGGTCCTCTACGGACTCGGCGGGTCCATGGGCCTGTTCGCCACCTCCTATCCGGTCCTGATAGCAGGCAGGCTGGTCTTCGGCATCGGGGCCGCCGCCGTCTTCACGGGCACCACCGTCGCGTTGCTGCAACTGTTCCAGGGACCCCGCAGGGACCGGGTGATGGGCTGGCGGTCGGCGGCCAACAGCGTCGGTGGTGTGATGTGGCCGCTGCTGGGCGGTGCGCTCGGAGGGATCTCCTGGCGTGCCCCCTTCGCGGTGTACCTCGTCGGACTGCCGCTCGGCCTGCTGGCGCTGCTGGTCCTGCCCCGGACCCGGGGCAATCCCGCGGCCGGCACCGGCGGGCTCGTCACGCTGGTGCGGCGCAGTCCCGTGCTCCTCGGCTTCTACGCGCTCCAGGCCGCATCGTCCGTATTCCTGTACGCCATGGTGGTGTTCCTGCCGCGGCGGCTCGCCGAACTCGACATCCGCGAACCGCTCATGGTGTCGCTGTACTCCGTGGTGGTCACCAGCGCCGTCGGCAGTCTGGTGGGGCTGGTCTACGCGGCGGTGCGCGCCCGGCTCAGCTATCCGGCCCTGTTGCGCGTCGCCGCCCTCGCCTGGGCCGGTGCCTTCCTGGTCCTCGGCACGGCCGGCCACCCCGCGCTGCTGCTGGCGGGGCCCGCACTTCTCGGGATCGGTCAGGGACTCTCGCTGCCCTCGCTCACCGTGCTGATCAACGAGAACGCGCCCAGTGCTCTGCGGGGCCGCGCGGCCGCGCTGGCCGGGACCGTCATCTTCGGCGGCCAGTTCCTCTCCCCCCTGCTGCTCGGGCCGGTGATCGGGGCCACGTCGAGCACGACGGGGTTCCTGGCCGCGGCGGGCCTGGCCACGCTCATCGCAATCGTCCTGCTCTTCGCCAGGATGCCCTCCGCGGGGGACGAAATCTCTTCCGGTTTCCGGACGTAGAATTCATCGGCCGGTAACAGGCTGGAAAAGCTCCGGGATCGGAGCGGAAGTTCCGACTTCCGCTCCGGTCCCGGAGCTTTTTGCATGCCGCCCCAGCTGCATGACAATACGTGAACCAAATTGACGAAGCTCTGCACTTGTTCATATTGAAGCCCTGGGCCGCGCCGAACAAGAATGTTCTCAGAGGCGAATTCAGCTGTGGAGGATGAACGACGTATGCGAATTTCCTGGTCTCTGGTGTCCGTATGAGCGGCCGACGCGTGGTCATCACGGGCATGGAGGTGCTGGCACCCGGAGGAGTCGGCGCCAAGAACTTCTGGAGTCTCATCAGCGAAGGCCGCACAGCGACGCGCGGCATCACCTTCTTCGACCCCACGCCCTTCCGCTCCAAGGTGGCGGCGGAAGTCGACTTCGATCCGTGGGAACACGGCCTCGGGCCACAGGAGATCCGGCGGATGGACCGGGCCGCCCAGTTCGCCGTGGTCGCGGCGCGCGGCGCGGTCGCCGACAGCGGCATCGTCCCCGGCGAGGTCGACCCGTACCGTGTCGGCGTCACCGTGGGCAGCGCGGTGGGCGCCACCATGGGCCTCGACGAGGAGTACCGGGTGGTCAGCGACGGGGGCCGGCTCGAACTGGTGGACCACGCCTACGCGGCCCCCCATCTGTACGACTACCTGGTACCCAGCTCCTTCGTGGCCGAAGTGGCCTGGGCGGTGGGCGCGGAGGGCCCCAGCTCCATGGTGTCCACCGGCTGCACTTCCGGGATCGATTCTGTGGGATATGCCGTCGACCTCATTCGCGAGGGATCCGCCGACGTCGTGATCGCGGGCTCCGCGGACGCCCCGATCTCCCCCATCACCATGGCCTGTTTCGACGCGATCAAGGCGACCACTCCGCGCAGTGAAGCGCCCGAGTCCGCCTCCCGGCCGTTCGACGGAACCCGAAACGGATTCGTGCTCGGAGAGGGATCCGCAGTATTCGTCCTGGAGGAGCTGGAGAACGCCAGGAGCAGGGGAGCACATATTTACGCGGAGATAGCCGGCTATGCCACGCGCAGCAATGCCTATCACATGACCGGGCTCCGTCCGGACGGCGCGGAAATGGCCGAGGCGATCCAGGTGGCACTGGACGAAGCCCGGATGCCGGCCGAGGCCATCGACTACATCAACGCCCATGGCTCGGGCACCAAGCAGAACGACCGGCACGAGACGGCCGCGTTCAAGAAGAGCCTTGGCGACCACGCGTACCGGACCCCGGTGAGCTCCATCAAGTCGATGGTCGGGCACTCGCTCGGCGCGATCGGTTCCATCGAGATCGCGGCCTCCGCCCTGGCCATGGAGCACAACGTCGTACCGCCCACCGCGAACCTGCACACCCCGGACCCCGAGTGCGATCTCGACTACGTGCCGCTCGAAGCCCGGGACCAGGTCACGGACGCCGTCCTGACGGTCGGCAGCGGCTTCGGCGGCTTTCAGAGCGCCATGGTCCTGGCCCGGCCCGAGAGGAGGACGGCATGACAGCGCCGGTGGTGGTGACCGGACTCGGCGTTGCGGCACCCAACGGACTCGGGACGCAGGACTACTGGGACGCTGTCTGCGGCGGCAAGAGCGGCATCGGCCGGATCACCCGGTTCGATCCGACCCCCTACCCGTCCCGGCTCGCCGGAGAGGTGCCGGGTTTCGTGGCGCAGGAGCACCTGCCCAGCCGTCTGCTCCCGCAGACCGACCGGATGACCAGGATGGCGCTGGCCGCCACCGACTGGGCTCTGGCGGACGCCGGAGTGCGCCCGCAGGAGATGGCCGCCTTCGACATGGGCGTGGTCACCGCCAGTTCCTCGGGCGGATTCGAGTTCGGGCAGAACGAACTGCGCAAACTCTGGGGTCAGGGCAGCCGGCACGTCAGTGCCTACCAGTCCTTCGCCTGGTTCTACGCCGTCAACAGCGGCCAGATCTCCATCCGCAACGGCATGAAGGGCCCCAGCGGCGTCGTCGTGAGCGACCAGGCGGGCGGCCTCGACGCGGTCGCGCAGGCTCGGCGGCAGATCCGCAAAGGCACGCCCCTGGTCGTCTCCGGGGCGGTGGACGCCTCGGTCTGCCCGTGGGGCTGGGTGGCCCAGCTCGCGAGCGGACGGCTGAGCCGCAGCGAGGAACCCGCCCGCGCCTATCTGCCGTTCGACGCCGAGGCGGCGGGACATGTCCCCGGAGAGGGCGGCGCGATCCTGATCCTGGAGGAGGCCGCGGCCGCCAGGGAGCGTGGTGTGAAGCCGTACGGACGCATCGCGGGTTACGGGGCGACGATGGACCCGAGGCCGGGCAGCGGACGTGAACCGGGGCTGCGCAAGGCCGTCGACCTGGCCCTCGCGGACGCCGGCACGACCCCTTCCGAGGTGGACGTGGTTTTCGCCGACGCCGCGGCCGTACCGGAGTTGGACCGGGCCGAAGCAGCCGCCCTCAGCGCCGTCTTCGGCGCCCGGGGCGTCCCGGTCACCGCGCCGAAGACGATGACCGGCCGCCTCTACTCGGGAGCCGCCCCCCTGGACCTGGCCTCGGCGTTCCTCGCCATCGGCACGGGGCTCATCCCGCCCACCATCAATGTGGAACCGCTGGTCGCCCACGACCTCGACCTGGTCACCGGACGACCGCGTACCGCCGACGTGCGCACCGCACTGGTCCTGGCCCGCGGACACGGCGGGTTCAACTCCGCGATGGTCGTCACCGCCGCCGACTGAACCTGCCCCGACCCGCACCCACCCACGAGAACGGAAAGACATGCCTGCACAGAGTCTTGTACTGATCACAGGGGCGACCAGCGGCATCGGTCTCGCCGTCGCGCGGCTCTTCGCCGCCCAGGGACACCAGGTGTTCATCGGCGCCCGCAGCCAGGAGGAGCTGGCCGGCACGGTCAAGCAGCTCCGCGCGGAGGGCTGGTCGGCCGACGGCGTACCGCTCGACGTGCGCTCCGACGACAGTGTGAAGGAGTTCGTCCGGACCGCCGTGGCCCGCCACGGCAGCGTGGACGTCCTCGTGAACAACGCGGGCCGCAGCGGTGGCGGGGTCACCGCTGACATCACCGACGAGCTGTGGCACGACGTGATCGACACCAACCTGCACAGCGTCTTCCGGATGACCCGGGAAGTGCTCAACACCGGCCGGATGCGGCACAAGAGCCGGGGCCGGATCATCAACATCGCCTCCACGGCGGGCAAGCAGGGCGTGGTGCTCGGCGCTCCCTACTCGGCCTCCAAGCATGGAGTGGTCGGCTTCACCAAGGCGCTCGGCAATGAACTGGCCCCCACCGGCATCACCGTGAACGCCGTGTGCCCCGGCTATGTCGAAACCCCCATGGCGCAACGGGTGCGCGAGGGCTACGCCGCGGCGTGGCAGACCGACGAGGGGGCCGTCCTCACCAAGTTCCAGGCGAAGATCCCGCTCGGTCGCTACTCGACCCCTGACGAGGTCGCGGGACTGGTCGGCTATCTGGCCTCGGACACCGCCGCCTCCATCACCGCCCAGGCACTCAACGTCTGCGGCGGCCTCGGCAACTTCTGAACCGCCCGAACCGAGACCAAGGAGCACGCATGACCCAGCCCGGCACACGAGAGGTGGAGCACACAGTCACCGTC
The nucleotide sequence above comes from Streptomyces sp. NL15-2K. Encoded proteins:
- a CDS encoding beta-ketoacyl-[acyl-carrier-protein] synthase family protein is translated as MSGRRVVITGMEVLAPGGVGAKNFWSLISEGRTATRGITFFDPTPFRSKVAAEVDFDPWEHGLGPQEIRRMDRAAQFAVVAARGAVADSGIVPGEVDPYRVGVTVGSAVGATMGLDEEYRVVSDGGRLELVDHAYAAPHLYDYLVPSSFVAEVAWAVGAEGPSSMVSTGCTSGIDSVGYAVDLIREGSADVVIAGSADAPISPITMACFDAIKATTPRSEAPESASRPFDGTRNGFVLGEGSAVFVLEELENARSRGAHIYAEIAGYATRSNAYHMTGLRPDGAEMAEAIQVALDEARMPAEAIDYINAHGSGTKQNDRHETAAFKKSLGDHAYRTPVSSIKSMVGHSLGAIGSIEIAASALAMEHNVVPPTANLHTPDPECDLDYVPLEARDQVTDAVLTVGSGFGGFQSAMVLARPERRTA
- a CDS encoding MFS transporter; the protein is MATPGAGPPGGQAPGPKEPRRTGALVTLLLASTLGVMAGSVISPVVEVIRGDLGISGTEAGLVVTAHALAVAVVSPLVGRLIDRRGVRTPLAWGLVLYGLGGSMGLFATSYPVLIAGRLVFGIGAAAVFTGTTVALLQLFQGPRRDRVMGWRSAANSVGGVMWPLLGGALGGISWRAPFAVYLVGLPLGLLALLVLPRTRGNPAAGTGGLVTLVRRSPVLLGFYALQAASSVFLYAMVVFLPRRLAELDIREPLMVSLYSVVVTSAVGSLVGLVYAAVRARLSYPALLRVAALAWAGAFLVLGTAGHPALLLAGPALLGIGQGLSLPSLTVLINENAPSALRGRAAALAGTVIFGGQFLSPLLLGPVIGATSSTTGFLAAAGLATLIAIVLLFARMPSAGDEISSGFRT
- a CDS encoding NADP-dependent oxidoreductase, whose product is MRAAVFSSFGGPEVLEAVSVPAPQAGPGEVRVKVRTAGVQPIDCAVRSGRRAPGFAIEFPHITGGEFAGIVDQTGEGVLGVEAGTEVLGFRTQHTYAEYVVVPADQVVAKPVSMPWDVAGGLSGAGQAAHTAVEVLRVGENDTFLVNGAAGGVGTVAVQIARSLGATVIGTASEANHDYLRELGAIPVTYGEGLVERVRELAPHGVDAALDAASADGLRAAVELVKDIDRVGTITSVEAYEQLGARWIGSQRSAKRLDALVSLYVQGTLRIHVRATYPLEQAAEAHRDVESGHGRGKVVLTVG
- a CDS encoding nuclear transport factor 2 family protein, which produces MSVPSAPAVPARDDFVTAELYARIQQFYAWQMGLIDDRKAEEWAATFAEDAVFEEASRMEPLRGRAAIAASCRKRADRLEAEQTDFRHWLGMLDVRAQPDGTLRTRSYALAMRTRLGGPLEIFASVVCRDHLVPDGNGWLVRHRSLQHDGSGQ
- a CDS encoding ketosynthase chain-length factor is translated as MTAPVVVTGLGVAAPNGLGTQDYWDAVCGGKSGIGRITRFDPTPYPSRLAGEVPGFVAQEHLPSRLLPQTDRMTRMALAATDWALADAGVRPQEMAAFDMGVVTASSSGGFEFGQNELRKLWGQGSRHVSAYQSFAWFYAVNSGQISIRNGMKGPSGVVVSDQAGGLDAVAQARRQIRKGTPLVVSGAVDASVCPWGWVAQLASGRLSRSEEPARAYLPFDAEAAGHVPGEGGAILILEEAAAARERGVKPYGRIAGYGATMDPRPGSGREPGLRKAVDLALADAGTTPSEVDVVFADAAAVPELDRAEAAALSAVFGARGVPVTAPKTMTGRLYSGAAPLDLASAFLAIGTGLIPPTINVEPLVAHDLDLVTGRPRTADVRTALVLARGHGGFNSAMVVTAAD
- a CDS encoding SDR family NAD(P)-dependent oxidoreductase, whose protein sequence is MTQLSGKTAVVTGGTRGLGSRIARMFLQEGADVVVASREQGDWRAEQEADGDRVAFHPVDVRDPASTRDLMSAAADRFGGVDIVVANAGVSRPGAVEKLAPAHWAEVLDTNVTGAFHCAQAAVPYLRKSPAGRLITVSSVLGSRFAPGAAAYGASKAAVEAFTKVLAVELAADGITANCLSPGFIDEGMGVQLKQNEAVWQKYRTKLASGRMGRGDEVASAAVFLAGDDSSYVNGHVLEVNGGLLW
- the fabG gene encoding 3-oxoacyl-ACP reductase FabG → MPAQSLVLITGATSGIGLAVARLFAAQGHQVFIGARSQEELAGTVKQLRAEGWSADGVPLDVRSDDSVKEFVRTAVARHGSVDVLVNNAGRSGGGVTADITDELWHDVIDTNLHSVFRMTREVLNTGRMRHKSRGRIINIASTAGKQGVVLGAPYSASKHGVVGFTKALGNELAPTGITVNAVCPGYVETPMAQRVREGYAAAWQTDEGAVLTKFQAKIPLGRYSTPDEVAGLVGYLASDTAASITAQALNVCGGLGNF